In Caldilineales bacterium, one genomic interval encodes:
- a CDS encoding DUF547 domain-containing protein: MTPGDMLVNARETLLSRGLGFRRDAVLNDGAAGGQPPPGADLATALKTAANALQAAGIDEEGRGVDYARLRASDAYAALRHDLTPQLRRLNLADLSTRAQRLAFWINLYNVLVIDAAITFGVQDSVTEGRLGVISFFRRAAYDVGGQRFSANDIEHGILRANRPHWTIPGPQFGPSDARLAWRVTPLDPRIHFALNCASRSCPPIAFYDAAAIDAQLDLATAGFVANEVTVDPEQGIVRLSAIFRWYAGDFGGRQGVLAFLARHLPAGEARDWLHAQGTRLRLAAQPYDWGLNRAL; this comes from the coding sequence ATGACACCAGGTGATATGCTGGTCAACGCTCGCGAGACGCTGCTTAGCCGCGGCCTGGGCTTTCGGCGTGACGCTGTACTGAACGATGGCGCCGCCGGCGGCCAGCCACCGCCCGGCGCCGACCTGGCGACGGCGCTCAAGACCGCGGCCAACGCGCTGCAGGCTGCCGGCATCGACGAGGAGGGCCGGGGGGTGGATTACGCCCGGCTGCGAGCCAGCGACGCCTACGCCGCCCTGCGCCATGATCTCACCCCGCAACTGCGCCGCCTGAATCTGGCCGATCTGTCGACGCGCGCACAACGCCTGGCCTTCTGGATCAACCTCTACAATGTGCTGGTGATCGACGCCGCCATCACCTTTGGCGTGCAAGATAGCGTGACCGAGGGGCGGCTGGGGGTGATCAGCTTCTTTCGCCGCGCCGCCTACGACGTGGGCGGCCAGCGCTTCAGCGCCAACGACATCGAGCATGGCATCTTGCGCGCCAACCGGCCCCACTGGACGATTCCTGGGCCGCAGTTCGGCCCCTCAGATGCGCGGCTGGCCTGGCGGGTGACGCCTCTGGACCCGCGCATCCACTTCGCCCTCAACTGCGCCAGCCGCTCCTGCCCGCCCATCGCCTTCTACGACGCCGCCGCCATCGACGCCCAACTCGACCTGGCCACAGCCGGCTTTGTCGCCAACGAAGTGACGGTCGATCCGGAGCAGGGGATCGTGCGCCTCTCCGCCATCTTTCGCTGGTATGCCGGCGACTTCGGCGGCCGCCAGGGCGTGCTGGCCTTTCTGGCGCGCCATCTGCCCGCCGGCGAAGCGCGCGACTGGCTGCACGCGCAGGGAACGCGCCTGCGGCTGGCGGCTCAGCCCTACGACTGGGGCCTGAACCGCGCCCTGTAG
- a CDS encoding NAD(P)-binding domain-containing protein: protein MKIAMIGLGKMGANMATRLLRGGHEVVAYDLNETAIRAAEAAGATGARTLDEAAAALPSPRVAWVMVPSGAATEATVNALAERFSPGDILIDGGNSNYKDSMRRAAALQARGLHFVDVGTSGGVWGLAEGYSLMIGGDEQVVAGLRPIFATLAPAADKGWGRVQPWKASPWRSATIAGRSRCWSSCATWADCPAASTWRSCVTPQTSSSAWARRCCSSPSAPSTGRAPGCTTPAPPFPCCWTQSGSRIRPMGWGRRSCGYGVRKSYGIISS from the coding sequence ATGAAAATCGCCATGATCGGCCTGGGCAAGATGGGCGCCAACATGGCGACCCGCTTGCTGCGCGGCGGCCACGAAGTGGTCGCTTATGACCTCAATGAGACAGCCATCCGGGCGGCCGAAGCGGCTGGCGCGACCGGCGCTCGCACCCTGGATGAGGCGGCGGCGGCCCTGCCGTCCCCGCGCGTCGCCTGGGTGATGGTGCCCTCCGGCGCGGCCACCGAGGCCACGGTCAACGCCCTGGCCGAGCGTTTCAGCCCCGGCGACATTCTCATCGACGGCGGCAACAGCAACTACAAGGACTCAATGCGCCGCGCCGCCGCCCTGCAGGCACGCGGCCTGCACTTCGTGGACGTGGGCACCAGCGGCGGCGTCTGGGGCCTGGCCGAAGGCTACAGCCTGATGATCGGCGGCGATGAGCAGGTCGTCGCTGGCCTGCGCCCCATCTTCGCGACCCTGGCGCCGGCGGCAGACAAGGGCTGGGGCCGCGTCCAACCCTGGAAGGCCAGCCCGTGGCGCTCAGCGACTATCGCGGGCAGATCGCGTTGCTGGTCTTCCTGCGCCACCTGGGCTGACTGCCCTGCCGCCAGCACGTGGCGCAGTTGCGTCACGCCGCAGACGAGTTCCAGCGCCTGGGCGCGCAGGTGTTGCTCATCTCCTTCGGCGCCGAGCACTGGGCGCGCGCCTGGCTGCACGACACCGGCGCCCCCTTTCCCTTGCTGCTGGACCCAGAGCGGGTCACGTATCAGGCCTATGGGTTGGGGGCGTCGGTCCTGCGGGTATGGAGTCCGAAAGTCCTATGGCATTATCTCAAGCTGA
- a CDS encoding isoamylase early set domain-containing protein has product MIRKTFVELDGRLAAQVTFSLPDCIWADRITLVGDFNQWNTESHPFRRNGSGVWRITVDLEPRRAYQFRYLVDGKDWTNDQEADAHVYNIYGSDNFVVVTDPDFKRHSDERTANA; this is encoded by the coding sequence ATGATCCGCAAGACCTTCGTCGAGCTGGATGGCCGACTGGCAGCTCAGGTGACGTTCAGCCTTCCCGATTGCATCTGGGCTGATCGCATCACGCTGGTGGGCGATTTCAACCAGTGGAACACCGAATCGCATCCCTTCAGGCGCAATGGCTCGGGCGTGTGGCGGATCACGGTTGACCTGGAGCCACGGCGGGCCTACCAGTTTCGCTACCTGGTCGATGGCAAGGACTGGACAAACGACCAGGAGGCCGACGCCCACGTATACAACATCTACGGCAGCGACAACTTTGTCGTTGTCACCGACCCAGACTTCAAACGACATTCAGACGAAAGGACTGCAAACGCATGA
- a CDS encoding HAD family phosphatase, which produces MIRAMIFDLDGTLVQTERLKALSYAQAAVELRPDAVTEEAVLSAFKDVVGLSRSEVAAALVERFGLAEVAAARLAEFGVATPWQVYIQLRLRHYEAILADPDVLRRNQWPHNVALLHTARQAGCKVGLATMSYCPQVQRVLRILGLQNEFDFVASRDDVEHGKPDPEIYLLVAHELGVSPHECLVIEDSPSGVEAALAAGMHVIAVSTPFTREALHAGRLLDERWIVDDPRRLPAAAQALMAAHTAP; this is translated from the coding sequence ATGATTCGAGCCATGATCTTCGACCTGGACGGCACGCTGGTGCAGACCGAGCGGCTGAAGGCGCTCTCCTACGCCCAGGCAGCGGTCGAATTGCGGCCCGATGCCGTGACCGAGGAGGCGGTGCTGTCGGCTTTCAAAGATGTGGTCGGTCTGTCCCGCAGCGAAGTGGCGGCGGCCCTGGTCGAGCGCTTCGGCCTGGCCGAGGTCGCTGCCGCCCGCCTGGCCGAGTTCGGCGTCGCCACGCCCTGGCAGGTCTACATCCAGCTCCGGCTGCGTCACTACGAGGCGATCCTGGCCGACCCCGATGTGCTGCGGCGCAACCAGTGGCCGCACAACGTCGCCCTGCTGCACACCGCCCGCCAGGCCGGCTGCAAAGTTGGCCTGGCCACCATGTCCTACTGCCCGCAGGTGCAGCGGGTGCTGCGCATCCTGGGCCTGCAAAACGAGTTCGACTTCGTGGCCAGCCGCGACGACGTGGAGCACGGCAAGCCCGACCCGGAGATCTACCTGCTGGTTGCCCACGAACTGGGCGTCTCCCCGCACGAATGCCTGGTGATCGAAGACTCGCCCAGCGGCGTCGAAGCGGCCCTGGCCGCGGGCATGCACGTCATCGCCGTCAGCACGCCCTTCACCCGCGAGGCGCTGCACGCGGGCCGGCTGCTGGATGAACGCTGGATCGTGGACGACCCGCGCCGCCTGCCGGCGGCGGCGCAGGCGCTGATGGCCGCTCACACCGCACCATGA